The DNA sequence ggaggcacTAAACATAGCAAAACGTTTCATACAGAACGAGCTTTTGATTGAATAGTGATGCTACTGTTTAATTGGAAGGGTCCAATGCGTCTTCTTAATTATATTAGCAGAATATATGCCTTGAAATTTATGGAGGTATGATCATTTCTCTTCCTTGTGGATGAGGAGAGAGAAATCTAAAGGATTCACGACTCTCTGAGAGTCTGAAATCTGAATGAATGTGTTAACGGTGATGTATGCAAACATAACGGTGCTGTCTTTTGTTTCGGGGACAGACTTAACACAAACGAGCTTCACAAACTTTAATAGGAGTGTAATATGCTTACTGTGGAAATTATGGCTTACGTGCTTTGAGCTCATATTCATTCTCTTACTGGAACCATTTTATAGTATACCTAGTAAACTTGGAGTTATTAGTGTACTAGTAGCTCCGTAACTCTCTGACATGGTGAACTCTGAGCATGATTTTTTATAACAAGTTTGAATAAATTATGCTACGTGATAAGTTGGAAAGTCGATCATCAATTTGCTTATAGGTTGTGACTTGTGATTATTCATTTTAGTTGTAAACTTTTTTTCTGCTAGACTTGTATTGAgataaggctaattaggatttttgcctcctaaactttgatatgtaccaaatcatgtcccctgaacttttatggtcgttaaaaatgctccgtgaactattgagattgtttaatgtaaggacttttgtccaattttagtaaaaaagtctatcATGGATGTAAGTacagggagcatgatttagtatatgtcaaagttcgaggaacatgatttggtagatattaaagtttggtgagcatggtttagtatataaataatcactgaaatatttactaaaattaaataaaagtccttaaatccaacaatagTTCAGAGGATATTttttacatgtcaaagttcagggggtaaAAATCCTAAATAGTCGATAATTATTATGATAACTCTTGGTCACACTTGGGTTAACATTTCTAGATTGTTTGATAgggtatatatttatgtattttgatgtttcaatgtATGTCTTTCACGCATTATTCTGTACCCAGATGCCACTGTCATCGATATGCACCATGAAACAAGCTGTGAGCATTTTCCTGTTAACTAGCAGCTGACCGCAGaatttttatattcattatCCACTCTATTCTGCATCATATATAATTTACTGGACTTTAAGAACAACAGAGAAGTTTCATACAACCAGGACTTGAAATttgttgtgtaatttttttgacCATTGCTATGTGTACTGCCAGAGCTCTTCCCAAATTACTTATGTTGGTTTTTTGGCATTATATATCTTAACATGTTAATTCTAAATCTTATTATTCTGCATATTATTCTTTAGACCATAGTCAGTGGTTGAATTGTGGGGCTATGCAGATATCAATAATCTTTATTAGTCTTGTGGCTACAGAGCTCATTCTTTTGGCCTACAAACTATACTTGGTAGTCGTAGATTATCAGATCAGATAGTGCGCTATTTATTCCCACCTCGATATCTAGAGGAGGCTGCAGAAGCTACTCATTGCAGTTACGGTTAGAAAAAACCAAACTTCAGCAGCTTTTTTCTTTCCTGTAGATCAATTTAGTTGCAACAAACAAAAGTACTAGAGTGCTCTCACCTGGATAGTGGATACTGTTTCTTGTTATGCAGGGCAAATAGTTTCTTTTTGTACAAGTAATACCAAAATGCTTTCTTGTATGCTTGGTGATCAATCAAGTCTTGGATGGGTTGTAAAATCTCATCCATCTTTTGACAGAGTTTCCTGAAAGACCAGGCTCTTATTGAAGATGTTAGGGAAGCTTCAACATTAATTTGACCTTATGCTATACATAATTAATTGGATACCACCAGAAGGTACAGTTTAATTTCATGGAATGCCTTTAGATGGTAAAGTATATTGTTTACGGACAGATGTATGTAACTTGTCATCAGAATCTTGATTTATCTATGTCTTGGGAGTGTTTATGGAGTTCTGTTCCCCTACTAGGTGGGGATTATAATATAAAATGGTGGTTTGTTTCCATAACTTGAATGGAGGCTGTTCATTTTAAAGGGTCAAGGAAGCACCTGATGATCTAATGGTCTGTGTATTGCTCTCTGTCCAAGAGTTACACGATAAAGTTGCATTTTTCAAACCATATGTATTGTCATAGTTTACTATTAAAGTAACAGATGTCGATCAGGATTGTGTTTCAAACTTTTACCCTGGTTCATCAGATTAGGTGTTACAGTTGTGCTTGTTTAGGCTGAttatttatacacatatgaCAAGAATGTAAATCAGATTCTGGGTTCTACAGCTAAAAAAGTTTCTGTTTTATGGTAAATTGTGAAAATGTACATTATGGCTAGTGCTATATTAATTTATACCAACAATCAACTATTtagaaaaacaataattaaCTTATATCCATTTGAcataaaaatggtaaaaatattaACCGCCACTTACTCAGAGTCTCGACACAAATCTGTCAGCTCCAGAAATTTATCGATTCCTCGTAGGTTGACataaatattatgatttttCCTCTAGTGAATATCTCttcaaaacacagcagaaatcCATCATTTGATTATTAACTAAGACAAAAAATTCCCAAAATAGCTAATGTGATTTtatcaaaacaaaaacaattaaTTGATGAGCAACTTAGAAGATATCCCCTATTTTCTTTCCGATAATTAGTTTTTGTACATTGTATGAtataattttgaataattaatatttctgacttataaattttttatactgTCAAGTTGCAGCCTTTATATTATACGACTAGTTAgtaatattctttaaaatataatttattctttaaaatataatttttacagtatcatttcattatattttatttaattttatcataaaatgAGTAAAGTGGTAGATGATAGTTGATTAATGGATGTAAATTATATACTTTACAATTTTtacattaataaataatagaataaaagattttttttcttttttttataagaatttatacttttatttttagttttttagtcATTAATGTAAAAAAggttacatatatttaatttgtaTCAATTTATCAATTAACATCTACTGCATCACTTGTCtcataataaaattgaatagaatATGATGAAATGACCAGTAAAAATTATATATCGATGGGTATTATTAACGAAACATGCCGTATATTATAAGAGACACAACTTGGTAGTGTAAAAAAATAAGgagataaaaatactaattattctaTAATGTTTAATGGAATTAGGGGCACTATAGTAACACTGTTAACAATTATTAAGATGCCCCCCACTAATTACTATATTTTacataaaatgtatatttttattttgtatttatttattaatcaaatatcaatgtaaaagaaaattaaaaatatgaaaatttgtTATAGTAACTTTAGAAATAACTATGAAAACAAGATAaaataatgatttttttcaggaaaatgttaacaaataaattagaaaaaaaaatgatttattaacatacatatgtttttttttaataaaactataaatatAGCATTTCTACAAATTTCTCATCCATCTGTAGTGCGACTAAAGTCAAATCCGGGTTTTAGCGGATCAGGACGTTCACTTTTAGGAATGTCGGCCCATTAAGGCCCAAAATAGTATTTCTCTTAGACTTCTAGAATGCGAACGACGTCGTTTGGCCTCTTCATTTTCGTTTTCTTGAAGCTAAAGACAGCCTAAGCCAAGatctgaaaaaagaaaagaaaagggtcACACCACAATTCTCCAATTTCACTTCTCTGCAAGCCCTAACCTAAGACCCTTCTCTTGCTCTGACTCATCCCTTCACCATGAACAAGCAGCACGCTAACTGGTCCCCTTACGACAACAATGGCGGGTAAAtgctttcttctttctcttcataAACGGACCCTTTCTTCTGGGTCTAATGTGTTTTTTGGCCGACTTTTGTAGATCCTGTGTGGCAATCGCCGGAGCGGATTACTGTGTGATCGCAGCAGATACTCGGATGTCGACCGGCTACAATGTTCTCACCCGAGATTACTCGAAAATCTGCAAACTGTACGCTTTTCTCTATCTCTCTTAATAGATATTTACTTGCTAGGATTTCGcctaggataattttttagctGGAAGGATAGATTTTATGATGAATGAATGCTTTACCAAAAATACTCGATTATTGGGTAATgatcataaatttttttttttcgtgaaAGAGGGTTGTAGTGCGTTTGTGGTCGCTAAATTGGTATTTGAACTGTTGGAGCAGACTCAGTACACTGAACGTTTAATTATTGGTCTGTGTAGAAATGAATTTATAATGCTCGGTTCTGTTGTACATTTTGTTGAGTCGAACCTTTACACTTGCACTATGTTCATTTGGATAATTTGGTGGCAagatgtatgtatgtatgttttCGTGTGTGTGATTATCACCCTATAGgaaatttttgcatatttaatGAGCATTAATAAAATGAATCATATTTCCTCGTGTGTtgcttgattattttttatcgGACTTTCACAGATTAAAAAAGCTTTTAGATTGACTCCTATGATTCTTGATGATGTGGTTTAAATGCTACTGTGTATGTTTGTAATTTATCTTAAACTCGCAGAGCTGATAAATCCATAATGGCTTCATCTGGTTTTCAAGCTGATGTGAGAGCCTTACAGAAGCAATTGGATGCTAAACATTTGGTAAGGCTTCAAATAATATACCAAGTTGAATAAGTTTACATATCTGCATACtttctaaaagaaaaaaaaaatacaagttgGTTTTTGTTTTCATCTATTATTCATATTGGTTCAGATTTATCAACATCAACATAACAAACAAATGAGCTGCCCTGCTATGGCCCAATTGCTGTCAAATACTCTTTACTACAAACGTTTCTTTCCTTACTACTCATTCAACGTTTTAGGTGGTCTCGATAGTGAAGGTAATTGATAAAACTCTGACGGTTCCTGTTTGATGAACTTTCTGCATGCTAATTAGATGTATTGATTTCAATAGGCAAGGGTTGCGTCTTCACATACGATGCTGTTGGTTCATATGAGAAGGTTGGATATAGCTCTCAAGGTTCTGGATCAACACTTATCATGCCTGTTTTGGATAAGCGTCTAAAGTCTCCAAGCCCTCTTCTATTGCCTGCTCAGGTATAGTTTTTGACctcaagtttattttattcatttaagTATAAATTGTCCTTATTCTGCCTTTGTCTGGTCCACAAATTTCTTGCAATCGCAGGATTCTGTCACTCCACTTTCTGAAGCAGAAGCAATTGATTTGGTGAAAACAGTCTTTGTTGCTGCAACTGAGAGAGATATATACACTGTAAGTTTAAATGCTAATGGTCTTATTCTTCTTTCCCTTTTGCCACTCAGAATCTTGTTTTTTAAACTTTGTGATGGATGTTTTGGCAGGGAGACAGTGTTGAAATTGTCATCCTAAATGCTGATGGTATACGCCGTGAACATATGGAACTCAGGAAAGACTAGTTGTCGAGACCCACAAACCCATGCTATTTGTCTTTCATAAGCATAATCTAGAATTGCATGGTATCTTTGAATGATTTCAGATCATGAAATGTCATTCAACTTTCTACTCTCTTTGATTGTGGTTTAGCTTTATGATGAGTGAACCTAACGAACAGCTGCATTTCCCTTTTTATCAGTCATGAGTTTCTTGTTGCAGACTTTATGTGATACTTGAGAATGCAGTTAGCTTTATCCTTGTATACATTTAAAAAGGAAATGGTTTCTGGGAACGTATGATGAATTCACGAGCTCATATTTTAGTTAGTATTAAAAGAGAAGTTGAATTTCTATGGCTCAAGCTCACATTAAACAATTTGGGCATTTACACCATTTCAAATTCTTTTCTTTCCTTATTCCCTATTTACAGTCGAAAAACTGCAATGCCTGTAATGGAGATGCCATTATTTCAAATTCTGATTACCCTTCAAAAACTTGAAGCAATTATAATACAAGAAGTAAATTTAACCATAACTTAGAATGGAAATTTCTTTTGTTGCTATTCAAAAGCTATTAAATTGACTAGAGATGCAACTTTTTTTGTTGGATTTTCAAAAATGATATCATCGGTATGAAAATTGCTGTCACACTTGCAGTAGATGGAAACAAGGAAAAGTAATTATTAGATTACAATAGTGGTCTGGTTGGGCTTAAAAATTTCATACATTCATCATACAATTTAACCATTAACTTGGCATGAAAATTTCGTTGGTTTTTTTTTGCCATACAAAagctaaatataatttttcattgaATTTTCAGAAATGTCATTAGAGCTATGAAATTGCTTTTGAATGGCAGATGTCAGTCTTTTCAGAAACTATCTTGAGAAGTCCATCCTTTCTTTTCTAACTCTTGCCGCAATGCCTAATTAGGAGTAAAATATTAGAGAAATGAATGAGGGATCATTTTCAGCAAAACTgtaaagataaatatttttatgaagtAAAAAATAaccttacaaaaaataaaaaataaataaagtaagaGATAACCTTGATTCTCTTTCTGTTGTAATCAAAATCAAAGCTGCCAATCCGCGAAGCTGATCGGTACTCCACAATGGAATCCTTCACAGGTGGGAACCAGAACTCAACGTCATCCACAAACTGCATGGTTAATGGTTGCAACAAACATCAGTAGCTTTATGTAATACCATTCAACACATGCCTAAGAAACTTTTCAatttaaaaacataattttttttactaataaatCCACCTACACCAAGAATGGGGCTTTGGTATTCCACTCTCACATAATCATCCTTCTTTTCCAATACCATCGGTGTGAATTTATCTGGTTTTGTCGAATTGATCTGCAACAAGTGGTTTCTGAATTGAGTACTGGCATTACTCCAGTTTAAAACTTTCATATAATCATTACAATAAAAATGAGCAAATGTGTTTTTACCACTTCAAGAAGTTCCTTCATTGCCACATCTCTGCTTACAGGCATTTTCCTACCACCGTTGTAGTTCCTTGaaaaacaacaatataaaataaataaagtaagaaAAGCAATCGACACAGTATTTGTTTATTGTCAATGGACGGTGAGAATTGATGCACATGTttcgtgtttattttattttttattttgtttagacAATTGACCAATTTCATGGTTCATGTGTTTTTAAGTTAGTAACagatcatgattaaaaaatgattACAGGGTCCCCACATTGTTGGTCCTTCTTGACCTTTGATttcaattataatattattatcttTTGGTAAAGCGAGTTAGCCAAAAGCCTATTGTTCTTACTTGTAAAATCCAAAATTTCCTCaaaatttcaacctaaattaaattttttcatgATCAAAATTTGAATCCGATTCTATAGGAAGTATGGGACAAAGAACAATAAAGTCAAATAAATAGAGTTGAAGAAGAAACTAACCATGGTGGAGCATAATGAGTTAGATCAGCAACGCTTTCTGAGGTTGAAACGCAATTTTTAGTAGCCGGACAAAGAGCCAAAGCCGGTTGGTTTTTCTGTACCCCAAGATAATCAGGCTTTTTCCCACTAAAAACATCAAATTCATACAATTAAGTAATCAAAACATGAAACGAAATCATCTGATAGTGCATATGATGTGCATACAACTATACATGATTGTTGGAATTATAACAAGTGAATTTTACGGGAGTGAAAACCAAGAACCTGAAATTAAAGATGGCACCGACCATGGCAAATTCGCTGCTCCTCAGAATAATTTCTCTGATTGAAAATCCAAAAAAGAAAAGCAATAAGTTTGGATTAGAATGCAGTTATGGATGGTAGAGTAATCAGAAGAAATGGGAAACGGAAGAACCTCCGAGTAATCGGGTCAGGAACTTTGACGTTGTTTGGCTCTTCAAGTGGTTGTTGACATTTTACAATAAGAGGAAGCTTGGAAACCTTTTTGGCTTTGATGTAACAGGAGATGGTTGGGCTTGGGGTAGCCATGGAAGCCATTCTTAGAACCTGCTCCATTTTTCTCTCTAAGCTATTTGCTACTCTTCAGACTTAAAAAGAGAGTTCTCGGGGAAGTGTGTTGGCCGGAGGAGCAACTGAGAGAGAGACTCTtcgattttttcttttctttcttttcttttttgggaGTAATTTTTTTGGTGTCTTaagtttttctatgcaaaaaatagaatttatatttaaattacgtTTTCAGAAACAACCAACCAATCATTTATTATTGTTGGATTCGTACCCGAGttggttttgtttctttttcctTCACAACCAAGTCGTTTTCACTAATTTACTGtcgtttttatttatttatatttggcGGCTAAACTCTCACaattattatttcactaaaattttttgcaataattgattaattctcACTATaaattacttatatatatatatatttttgtacaggtacacctaatattatttaaaaattatttccaaaatttattttaaaattaaataaaaataaaaaaatattataaattttaaaataatttttatattctaaaaataataattcacttgtactaatataaatgtgatatatatgtaaaaatatatattaacagtttatattaataattaactgaaaaaaaataacacattaaatttaCTAACTGCATTAAAATTTACTGACtgcaaaaaataaatgatatttgagAGTGTTTAactgcattaaaaaaaaaactgtcaATAATGGATATTACTGCGGCCTTATATCATCATCTGAGCTCCAGTCGTCTTTTCATTTTGCACCTTAGTTTTCTTTTCTGTTATCGTTTATATATGTTTGTTGTCAATTGTCATCACTACAAAGTACcacttacaattttttttttccataatacacatatttgaacttttttttttttgaatggaaaaaACAAAGTGAAATACATGTGAaacaaatttacaaaaaaaaaaaagccatatatctataacaaaatttggGGATTGTCCATCAGGCATTGCAAAAAAATTATCATCCAATCACTCACTTTAATAGTCTGTTCTTGAAGCCATTAATAGGTGATTTAATCAatgaactttgaccaatgtaACTTCGTAAACCAGCCATGAGTTTGGTGGTATATTTTTACCATCTCCTTCGCTCCCATAACTGCAAACCCATGGAAACTAACAATTAAAAGTTGCACCCCAAAGAGTAAAACATCACAGCATAGTAATAACTAAGAAAAACGTAAATAAAAACAAGACATACCCCATTGGTGGGGGTACAGTAAGTCTTCTCTTTTCTCCAACATGCATACCTGAAGACCAAGCAAGGTTAATTTATTACAGCCCTTTCCACATGAATATAAACAAAAGTAAATAAGCTGGAATATAACGTTGTATATTTGAGTTGAGTAATACCTTCAAGACCAATATCCCAACCCTCTATGACTTTTCCTACACCTGAGATTGGGAACAGAAGTTAGAGTACaaaacaaatttaaaagagCAGATTGATTGTAGCATTCATTATACCTAGGCGAAATTTGTAAGGATCACTGTCGACATTTGAGTCAACAACTTCTCCATTCTTCAGCTTTCCAACATAATGTACGCTTATCTGAAATCAAGCCAAAGTTGTTTCAACCACCGCATTTACGTGAATACTTCCTGATAAGGCTAACGTAGAAGAAACAGTCATTATTAGATCAATCAACAATAGAACAGAAGAAGTTTACCCTTTTCCCAGAAACAGCAACTTTCCCATCTGGTTCACCCAATTCTAGCTCTTCAATAATCAATCCATTCTGAAGGGATCGAACCTGTATTGGTTTAGCTTCTTTATTCTtcagaaaagtgttattttcttCTGTGTTGACCACCTCCCCATTCTCTTTTACTttactctttttcttcttcttcttcttcttaactTTCTTACCTTCAGATTGGTCTTCGTCAGCAAATCTGTGGGAATTGCGATCAAAACTCATACACAAGTTGtccaaatatttttattacttaTCAATCACATGAAGAGCAAATAAAAGTAAAGAGAACCATGATTTAGTTATTATGGCAAGGACCTATTTTGTGTTAAATGCAAGACATAAGACAAAGATTGAAAAGCTATAAAATGGCTATCATCTTATCAGCAAAAGCCGAAAAGAACTCACTGATCATTGGCTGGTTCCCAAAtttcctcactttttgtaagATCTTCAACGCTGGCAACTCTTGAATTATCTTGAATGTCATTATTCTCTTTCACATCATTCATTAAGTTGCTATCAACATCAGAAAATTTATTCTCATTCTTCTGCGCtttccttttcttctttttcttctgttTCTGATCATTTTCGTGTCCTACCTCAGTGGAAGGAAGTGTCAAGACATTTGGCGATTCAGTTTGACTGATCAAGAATGCCAGACATAACAGCAAAATTTTGTCTTAGCTTAATCTCTTTTAACAAATTCCGAGCATGAACTAAATATCAACCTGTCTGTAGCTAAAGTAGGGAAAGCAGAAAACTTACTTAACATGGGCCATCATCTGCATTTGTCCATCTTCAGTACTTGCCTCACATGGCTGCATTTTGACTTCATTTAGGACATTATCACAGTGTGTCTTGTCACTATCAATAGACACATCAGCTGACCGCTCCTTCCGCTTTAATGTAACCTTACTTCTGCAGTCCACTTCAGAAGGCAATGGATCAACTGGAAGATCAGATTGCCTGCATAGACATAGAAATAGGGTTAATAAAGGCTTCCAACTACCGACCTATagctgagaaaaataaaaataagggcGACCAACAGTAAAATTCATAGTTAATGGAGTTCCAAATATGATCTTAGTTTCTAAGCAGTGCTATGAGGAATAAAGTAGAAAGGAAATTGTCCCTTAATGTACCCAACAACTACTTACACTGTTCACTTAGATAGCAAACAATGGTCTACCTGACATAGGAAAGTAAAAGGGCTGTTAGCTTTTTTCCTTGAATGTTATGTAAACTTGGAAGGCTAGGTGAGGAAACTCAGCCTTGGCGAGAAACAACATAAATTTTGAACCCtttgttttgttctttttttttaggCCCCAAGGTTTTGAGTCTGCACTGCAGGGATTCAAACCTTGGACCAAATGCCTACCAAATAATGATTCTTTGAGGGATAGGATTAAACATTGGGTTGCATGTTCGATTTCTACAACTAAAGTTCTCAAAGatctgtcttttttttttatttgataagaGATTGGTGCATTTGGTTGTAGCTATAGATGATCTTCTGCCATCTTTGTAATCTTTCTTATCCATTTAtacaattttccaataaataaatCTGAAAACAATAAACCTTATTTAACTCATACTATAGACACAAGTTCATATTATAAGTTCCAAAAAAAGTTACCAACTAATTAGTAGTTTACCTTATTGGCTGATCACCTAGAACAATACCCTCAGTGTTTCCTTTTGATTCAGTATAATAATTTTCATCATCTTCTATCATCTTGTTGGAGTTTTCATCAGTTCCCCTGTCCGCATTTTCTTCACCgtccattttaatttttttagcagcTCGATTCTTAATACAAGAGAAGATTGGGAAGTTATCTTCATCATCTTCACTGCCCAATACCGGAACTGTAGTTCCACCATTCGACTTAATCACCTTTGGAAATTGTTCCTCATCATCAGACTCAACTAGTTGGTATTTCTTCCTAAGTCGTCGTCTAGAATTTCTCTTTCCATTCAGAGGTTTGTTATCATCCAGACCATCATCTAAACCAAAC is a window from the Cannabis sativa cultivar Pink pepper isolate KNU-18-1 chromosome 1, ASM2916894v1, whole genome shotgun sequence genome containing:
- the LOC115706340 gene encoding proteasome subunit beta type-1 — protein: MNKQHANWSPYDNNGGSCVAIAGADYCVIAADTRMSTGYNVLTRDYSKICKLADKSIMASSGFQADVRALQKQLDAKHLIYQHQHNKQMSCPAMAQLLSNTLYYKRFFPYYSFNVLGGLDSEGKGCVFTYDAVGSYEKVGYSSQGSGSTLIMPVLDKRLKSPSPLLLPAQDSVTPLSEAEAIDLVKTVFVAATERDIYTGDSVEIVILNADGIRREHMELRKD
- the LOC115706342 gene encoding uncharacterized protein LOC115706342; protein product: MEQVLRMASMATPSPTISCYIKAKKVSKLPLIVKCQQPLEEPNNVKVPDPITRREIILRSSEFAMVGAIFNFSGKKPDYLGVQKNQPALALCPATKNCVSTSESVADLTHYAPPWNYNGGRKMPVSRDVAMKELLEVINSTKPDKFTPMVLEKKDDYVRVEYQSPILGFVDDVEFWFPPVKDSIVEYRSASRIGSFDFDYNRKRIKALRQELEKKGWTSQDSF
- the LOC115706339 gene encoding peptidyl-prolyl cis-trans isomerase FKBP43, producing the protein MAFWGTEVKPGKPFTHNVDDTRSRLHVSMASLGMGKATTKSVLQCNVGNKSPVFLCSLYPEKTESLQLNLEFEEVDEVIFSVIGPRSIHLSGYYLGSSGRTRGISEESESYGEDIADTDTQGSDNSEEEEEFEDSFINDEDPEVYPPSPVSNDGDGDDGLDDNKPLNGKRNSRRRLRKKYQLVESDDEEQFPKVIKSNGGTTVPVLGSEDDEDNFPIFSCIKNRAAKKIKMDGEENADRGTDENSNKMIEDDENYYTESKGNTEGIVLGDQPIRQSDLPVDPLPSEVDCRSKVTLKRKERSADVSIDSDKTHCDNVLNEVKMQPCEASTEDGQMQMMAHVNQTESPNVLTLPSTEVGHENDQKQKKKKKRKAQKNENKFSDVDSNLMNDVKENNDIQDNSRVASVEDLTKSEEIWEPANDQFADEDQSEGKKVKKKKKKKKSKVKENGEVVNTEENNTFLKNKEAKPIQVRSLQNGLIIEELELGEPDGKVAVSGKRISVHYVGKLKNGEVVDSNVDSDPYKFRLGVGKVIEGWDIGLEGMHVGEKRRLTVPPPMGYGSEGDGKNIPPNSWLVYEVTLVKVH